A single region of the Oleispira antarctica RB-8 genome encodes:
- a CDS encoding Response regulator receiver, CheW-like and CheY-like domain, with amino-acid sequence MSGVLSSVDARTQLVGQNRLELLLFSLGGRQRFAINVFKVQEVMSLPPLTEIPDRHELVVGVTHLRGQTIPVIDLRRAIKMGTTVIDENSTIIVTEYNMTVQAFLVAGVERIVNMNWNEILPPPVGAGRAHYLTAISRMDDRIVEIIDVEKVLAEITPYNPEISDAWIDDDLVELIKGKQILIADDSQVALNQVTGVLVKLGIDVVATHNGLEAYQVLEAWKAEGKDIANDVLMLITDAEMPEMDGYMLTTEIRKDPELKGMFIVLHTSLSGSFNKAMVEKVGCDGFLSKFQPEKLTREVQRIIRKKLGIEEKEENSDAEL; translated from the coding sequence ATGAGTGGAGTTCTGAGCTCGGTTGATGCGCGTACTCAGCTGGTAGGTCAAAATAGACTGGAGCTTTTATTGTTTAGCTTGGGTGGGCGACAGCGCTTTGCAATTAACGTATTTAAAGTGCAAGAGGTTATGAGCCTGCCTCCGTTGACCGAAATCCCTGATCGTCATGAGCTTGTGGTAGGGGTTACTCATTTGCGTGGACAAACCATTCCTGTGATTGATTTACGCCGTGCTATTAAGATGGGTACAACGGTTATTGATGAGAACTCAACGATTATCGTGACGGAATACAATATGACCGTTCAGGCTTTTCTTGTGGCGGGGGTTGAACGTATTGTTAACATGAATTGGAATGAAATATTGCCGCCTCCGGTGGGGGCGGGACGTGCACATTATTTGACGGCGATTAGCCGCATGGATGATCGTATTGTTGAGATTATCGATGTGGAAAAAGTCTTGGCCGAGATAACCCCCTACAATCCTGAAATTAGTGATGCCTGGATTGATGATGATCTTGTTGAGCTAATTAAAGGTAAGCAAATACTCATAGCAGATGATTCACAGGTTGCCTTGAATCAGGTGACGGGGGTTTTGGTAAAGCTGGGTATCGATGTTGTTGCAACGCACAATGGCCTTGAAGCGTATCAGGTGCTTGAAGCTTGGAAGGCAGAAGGCAAGGATATTGCCAATGATGTTCTTATGCTAATTACCGATGCAGAGATGCCAGAAATGGATGGGTATATGTTAACTACCGAGATTCGTAAAGACCCTGAGTTGAAAGGCATGTTCATTGTCTTGCATACCTCTTTATCGGGCAGTTTTAATAAGGCGATGGTTGAGAAAGTAGGCTGTGATGGATTTTTATCTAAGTTTCAGCCAGAGAAATTAACTCGAGAAGTGCAGCGTATTATTCGTAAGAAATTAGGCATTGAAGAGAAGGAAGAAAATAGCGATGCTGAGTTATAG
- a CDS encoding FAD-containing dehydrogenase.alkyldihydroxyacetonephosphate synthase produces MRRWNGWGDDSTTKEVSEHGGALIRSFIGEPKALADVSLESVMAKVPASRLPKHPLISTDAEERVRHARGQSFPDWLAMRSGDFDVFPDGIAYPETSTQVREILDLAVEHDFIVIPYGGGTSVAGHITPQENAKAILTIDMGRMNQLMELNEESQIATFGAGTPGPQVESQLQARGYTLGHYPQSWELSTIGGWVATRSSGQQSLRYGRIEQMFAGGKLETMLGTMDIPTIPASSAGPDMREVTMGMEGRMGIYTEVKVRVVRVAQEEKFMVCFMPSWEAGKAVAREVAQQKIPMSMMRVSNAAETRAHANLGTTLKQFKLLDGYLRFRGLDDNRCMLTFGVTGSKLQNKSSMKQVKKILRQYKGIGGPLANIMGSIWAHGRFKFPYLRETTWAQGIAVDTLETSTDWDNVDNMMNGMEESLRTALKDEGEEVMVFTHLSHVYGQGSSIYTTYFFRCADTYENTLARWKKLKGNTCDVIAQGRATISHQHGVGRDHAPYMPAEKGELGMRVIETLIKDFDPEKRLNPGVLIEDDK; encoded by the coding sequence ATGCGTCGTTGGAATGGTTGGGGTGATGACAGTACCACTAAAGAAGTTTCTGAACACGGCGGTGCATTAATTCGTAGTTTTATCGGTGAGCCAAAAGCATTGGCAGATGTTTCGCTTGAAAGTGTTATGGCTAAAGTGCCAGCGTCTCGGTTACCTAAGCACCCTTTAATCAGTACTGATGCAGAAGAGCGTGTTCGCCACGCTCGTGGGCAAAGTTTTCCTGATTGGCTAGCCATGCGCAGCGGTGACTTTGATGTTTTCCCAGATGGTATTGCTTATCCAGAGACCAGCACTCAGGTACGTGAGATTTTAGACCTTGCGGTCGAGCATGATTTTATCGTAATCCCCTATGGTGGCGGTACGTCGGTTGCGGGTCATATTACACCTCAGGAAAATGCTAAAGCGATTCTAACGATTGATATGGGTCGTATGAATCAGTTGATGGAGCTGAACGAAGAAAGCCAAATAGCGACGTTTGGTGCAGGTACACCTGGGCCGCAAGTTGAATCTCAGCTGCAAGCCCGCGGTTATACGTTAGGTCATTATCCTCAGTCTTGGGAATTGTCGACCATTGGTGGTTGGGTTGCGACGCGTTCTTCAGGTCAGCAGTCGTTACGTTATGGTCGTATTGAGCAGATGTTTGCCGGGGGTAAGTTGGAAACAATGCTCGGGACGATGGATATTCCTACCATTCCTGCGTCTTCTGCTGGCCCTGATATGCGTGAAGTCACAATGGGTATGGAAGGCCGTATGGGCATCTATACCGAAGTTAAAGTGCGTGTTGTGCGTGTGGCGCAAGAAGAAAAATTCATGGTGTGTTTTATGCCAAGCTGGGAAGCCGGTAAAGCGGTTGCCCGTGAAGTGGCGCAGCAAAAAATCCCAATGTCGATGATGCGTGTGAGTAATGCGGCGGAGACCCGTGCTCATGCAAACTTGGGTACGACGTTAAAGCAATTCAAATTGTTGGATGGTTATTTACGCTTTCGTGGCTTAGATGATAACCGCTGCATGTTGACCTTTGGTGTGACGGGCAGCAAATTGCAAAATAAATCTTCGATGAAGCAAGTTAAGAAGATTTTAAGACAATACAAGGGTATCGGTGGTCCGTTGGCGAATATCATGGGATCCATCTGGGCTCATGGTCGCTTCAAGTTTCCGTATTTGCGTGAAACAACGTGGGCACAAGGGATTGCTGTTGATACATTAGAGACGTCTACCGATTGGGATAACGTTGATAATATGATGAATGGCATGGAAGAATCGTTACGTACTGCGCTGAAAGATGAAGGCGAAGAGGTCATGGTTTTCACGCATCTTTCTCATGTTTATGGTCAAGGTTCGAGTATTTATACTACTTATTTCTTCCGCTGCGCGGATACGTATGAAAATACGTTAGCACGCTGGAAAAAATTAAAGGGCAATACCTGTGATGTTATTGCGCAAGGTCGTGCGACGATTTCTCATCAGCATGGTGTTGGTCGTGATCACGCGCCTTATATGCCTGCAGAAAAAGGCGAACTCGGAATGCGTGTGATCGAAACCTTGATTAAAGATTTTGATCCAGAGAAGCGTTTAAACCCGGGTGTTTTGATTGAAGATGATAAATAA
- a CDS encoding MOSC domain protein, beta barrel domain protein — protein MSFQTVPSKAISSKSMSPQISQLFVYPVKSCAGISVSNIQFDDKGPLFDRRWMLVDAQTGIFLSQREIPQMALISTRIEDGEVWVGQSLDESLSADHRLPITGESIAVEIWDDKVRGYDCGDELATWFSQLLNHECRLVYQGDCERMADETYAVENTPVSFADGFPLLVVAESSVDVLNAACEGEISSVNFRPNIVVKNTQAFAEKYWKSVVVEEGVSLGGGLDMKVVKRCQRCVIPMLNPYTAKREASILPVLLKYCKEGKEILFGQNLTFKYSVNLVIEVGQSVLIHCEEKE, from the coding sequence ATGTCATTTCAAACCGTGCCGTCTAAAGCTATTTCGTCTAAAAGTATGTCACCTCAAATCAGTCAGCTTTTTGTTTATCCTGTGAAATCTTGTGCAGGTATTTCTGTTTCTAATATTCAGTTTGATGATAAAGGTCCTTTGTTTGATCGCCGCTGGATGTTGGTTGATGCTCAAACAGGTATTTTTTTATCGCAGCGTGAAATTCCTCAAATGGCTTTGATTTCTACTCGTATTGAAGATGGAGAGGTTTGGGTGGGGCAGTCCTTGGACGAGTCTCTATCAGCTGATCACCGATTACCTATTACAGGGGAGTCGATAGCGGTTGAAATATGGGATGATAAAGTGCGTGGCTATGATTGTGGTGATGAGTTGGCGACGTGGTTCAGTCAGTTGTTGAATCATGAGTGTCGTTTGGTATATCAAGGTGACTGTGAACGTATGGCGGATGAAACATACGCGGTTGAAAACACACCAGTGAGTTTTGCTGATGGATTTCCTTTGCTGGTCGTTGCCGAGTCAAGCGTTGATGTTTTGAATGCCGCATGTGAAGGTGAGATAAGCTCAGTTAATTTCCGACCCAATATCGTCGTTAAAAATACGCAGGCTTTTGCTGAAAAATATTGGAAGTCTGTGGTCGTTGAAGAGGGGGTTTCGTTAGGGGGAGGTCTTGATATGAAGGTCGTCAAGCGTTGCCAGCGCTGCGTGATTCCAATGTTGAATCCTTATACGGCTAAGCGTGAAGCGAGCATTTTGCCTGTACTGCTAAAGTATTGTAAGGAGGGCAAAGAAATATTATTTGGACAAAACTTAACCTTTAAATACTCGGTCAATTTAGTCATTGAGGTGGGTCAGTCTGTGCTGATTCATTGCGAAGAAAAAGAATAG
- a CDS encoding OsmC-like protein, whose amino-acid sequence MRTKVEFESQGQNLAGSLETPDQAIRAYVLFAHCFTCGKDIAAASRISRFLVQYGFAVFRFDFTGLGNSDGDFANTNFSSNTEDLLAAARFLEQNYQAPELLIGHSLGGAAVLAMAAQLPKVRAVVTIAAPFEASHVLHNFNAHLETIETDGQAKVSLGAREFTVKKQFLDDLRNQTTDHIKHLNKALLVLHSPVDLTVDISDAEKIYKAAKHPKSFVSLDTADHLLTKAIDSEYVAQTISGWASRYIPIAKKSTRDLANGHVLVAELDHKFQQEIFTDHHHWFADEPTKMGGQNTGPDPYEHLLAALGACTAMTIRMYANLKKLPLEHVEVSLSHERNYLDDAGKSEDKDSKIEALIRKVQLIGPLSDAEKKRLLEIADRCPVHKTLHNNPHVVTTLVDDK is encoded by the coding sequence ATGAGAACTAAAGTAGAATTTGAAAGCCAAGGACAAAATTTAGCAGGCTCACTTGAAACCCCAGATCAAGCGATCCGAGCTTATGTATTATTTGCCCATTGCTTTACCTGTGGTAAAGATATTGCAGCCGCCTCGCGCATCAGTCGTTTTCTGGTGCAATACGGCTTTGCGGTTTTTCGCTTTGATTTCACGGGTTTAGGCAATAGTGACGGCGATTTTGCTAATACCAATTTCTCATCAAATACCGAAGATCTACTGGCCGCTGCTCGCTTTCTTGAACAAAATTATCAAGCGCCAGAGCTGTTAATTGGCCACAGTCTTGGCGGTGCAGCCGTTTTAGCAATGGCCGCACAATTGCCTAAAGTCAGAGCCGTAGTAACGATTGCCGCTCCCTTTGAAGCCAGCCATGTTTTGCATAATTTCAATGCACATTTAGAGACGATCGAAACAGACGGGCAAGCAAAAGTGAGTTTGGGGGCGCGTGAATTCACCGTTAAAAAACAATTCCTGGATGACCTTCGCAACCAAACTACCGACCATATTAAGCATTTGAACAAAGCCTTATTAGTATTGCACTCTCCCGTCGATTTAACGGTAGATATTTCTGACGCAGAAAAAATTTACAAAGCGGCTAAGCATCCTAAAAGCTTTGTTAGCCTAGATACGGCCGATCACTTACTAACAAAAGCAATCGACAGCGAATATGTAGCGCAAACGATTTCAGGATGGGCTAGCCGCTATATTCCGATCGCTAAAAAATCCACTCGTGATCTCGCCAACGGACACGTACTCGTTGCCGAGCTTGATCATAAATTTCAACAAGAAATATTCACCGATCATCACCACTGGTTTGCCGATGAACCGACTAAAATGGGAGGGCAAAACACCGGCCCCGATCCCTATGAACATTTACTGGCTGCGCTAGGGGCTTGTACTGCGATGACAATTCGCATGTACGCCAACTTAAAGAAACTCCCTCTTGAACATGTGGAAGTTTCTTTATCACACGAGCGTAATTATTTAGACGATGCAGGAAAATCTGAAGATAAAGACTCAAAAATAGAGGCATTGATTCGTAAAGTTCAACTGATTGGTCCATTAAGTGATGCAGAGAAAAAGCGTTTATTGGAAATCGCCGA
- a CDS encoding probable transcriptional regulator, AraC type: MTEDRLGSASTAALRQYLRAAQDYGIEAEDALVQNDLPVGILDNSITRVTGTEFQRLIRWLVDACNDPLFGLKSGTYVQPGSYSIFGYMIMNCRSAREALHMTPMYESIVGDMGVTKLEKAGPRLAVCWTCQYDDPVIIPHMIDNVLYSWTQFARYLADLPEGKPYCVQLERDQPNSEELAVYQDMFGCDIEFNAKRSALIVDEEVLDIPLRQPDPGLLQSLTQQAESMMDEIKQKKTIILQVRAVLRRLMEHELPRKEKVAEALDMTERTLQRRLQEAGTGYQNLLDDIRRETAIEWLTTTHVAINEIASNLGFSEVRSFHRRFKSWTGHAPGEYRTLHSKS, from the coding sequence ATGACTGAAGACCGCCTTGGATCCGCTTCAACCGCTGCATTGCGCCAATACTTACGCGCCGCGCAAGATTATGGCATTGAAGCAGAAGACGCGCTTGTACAAAATGATCTACCCGTCGGAATTTTAGACAACAGCATCACTCGCGTAACGGGCACTGAATTTCAGCGCCTCATTCGCTGGCTGGTTGATGCCTGCAATGATCCCCTCTTCGGTCTAAAAAGTGGCACTTATGTGCAACCAGGGTCTTACAGCATCTTCGGTTACATGATTATGAATTGCCGCAGCGCTCGTGAAGCACTGCACATGACACCCATGTATGAATCCATTGTTGGCGATATGGGCGTAACAAAGCTTGAAAAAGCAGGCCCTCGCTTAGCGGTCTGCTGGACTTGCCAATATGACGACCCCGTCATCATTCCTCACATGATCGACAATGTTCTTTATTCCTGGACACAGTTTGCTCGCTACCTCGCGGATCTTCCTGAAGGAAAACCCTATTGCGTGCAACTAGAACGCGACCAGCCTAATTCAGAAGAGCTTGCGGTATACCAAGACATGTTTGGCTGCGATATTGAATTCAATGCAAAGCGCAGCGCACTGATTGTTGACGAAGAAGTATTAGACATTCCATTGCGCCAGCCTGACCCAGGCTTATTACAAAGCCTGACTCAACAAGCTGAATCCATGATGGACGAAATCAAGCAAAAAAAGACCATCATATTGCAAGTGCGTGCCGTATTAAGACGCTTAATGGAACATGAATTACCCCGTAAAGAAAAGGTCGCCGAAGCGTTAGATATGACCGAGCGAACACTGCAGCGCAGACTGCAAGAAGCGGGTACAGGCTATCAAAACTTACTCGATGATATTCGCCGAGAAACCGCAATAGAGTGGTTAACCACGACCCATGTTGCGATTAATGAGATAGCCAGTAACTTAGGTTTCAGCGAAGTACGCTCTTTTCACCGCCGTTTTAAATCTTGGACCGGACATGCTCCCGGCGAGTATCGGACATTGCACTCAAAGAGCTAA
- the glpA gene encoding Fsn-glycerol-3-phosphate dehydrogenase (anaerobic), large subunit, FAD/NAD(P)-binding has protein sequence MWQEAWQSGNRELLLNRLRENKQDEWDVVVAGGGITGAGIAREAARRGLSVLLVDRQDFAWGTSSRSSKMVHGGLRYIAAGDIKTTMHSVSERERLMNEAPGLVDQMGYLMAHYKGGFPGPFVFNSLLRIYDFFAGKKYRKFHKLKNFEYLSPLINEHELIGGTQFADAVTDDSRLVIRVLREAQKDGAEVINYVAVDSLIKENGNVVGVHLKNAENDEIYSVKAKVVINATGAWADQLRGEVSDEKNIRPARGSHLVVPSWRLPVAQAFTAMHPDDQRPIFIFPWEGRTIIGTTDLDNKGIDNKEVAMTRAELEYLMRVANFQFPKAGLVEKDIISSWAGVRPLVSSGALNPSKEKRNHSVWSDNGLVTVSGGKLTTFRLIALDVLAAAEPYLPNFNAKDFGADMFTKFKPTHRLFKSLPGYLKKRLQGHYGMDSDRLLEQAHANELDVIPGASAMWAELRWSAKNEAVVHLDDLLLRRTRIGLLVEQGGLIYENKIKAICCQELNWTEPQWQEELERYKSIWNKYYSIPA, from the coding sequence ATGTGGCAAGAAGCATGGCAATCAGGTAATCGTGAACTGTTGCTAAATCGCTTGAGAGAAAACAAGCAAGACGAATGGGATGTTGTTGTTGCTGGTGGTGGTATTACAGGCGCGGGTATTGCGCGTGAAGCTGCACGACGTGGTTTGAGTGTCTTACTGGTGGATCGCCAAGATTTTGCTTGGGGAACGTCTAGTCGTTCTTCAAAAATGGTGCATGGTGGGTTGCGCTATATTGCTGCTGGCGATATTAAAACAACCATGCATTCGGTTTCTGAGCGCGAGCGCTTAATGAATGAAGCGCCGGGGCTGGTCGATCAAATGGGTTATTTGATGGCGCATTATAAAGGCGGTTTTCCAGGACCGTTTGTTTTTAATAGCTTACTTCGCATTTATGATTTCTTTGCGGGGAAAAAGTATCGTAAATTTCATAAGCTGAAAAACTTTGAGTATCTAAGCCCGTTAATTAACGAGCATGAGTTAATTGGCGGAACTCAGTTCGCAGACGCGGTGACAGATGATTCTCGTTTAGTAATTCGTGTTCTGCGTGAAGCACAAAAAGACGGTGCTGAAGTTATTAACTATGTTGCGGTTGATTCTTTAATTAAAGAAAACGGCAATGTCGTGGGCGTGCATCTTAAAAATGCAGAGAATGACGAAATTTATTCGGTAAAAGCGAAAGTCGTTATTAATGCGACGGGTGCTTGGGCCGATCAGTTGCGCGGCGAAGTGAGCGACGAAAAAAATATTCGTCCTGCCCGAGGCAGTCATCTTGTTGTGCCTAGTTGGCGCTTGCCAGTTGCGCAGGCGTTCACCGCAATGCACCCAGATGATCAACGTCCTATTTTTATCTTTCCTTGGGAAGGTCGTACTATTATTGGAACGACGGACTTAGATAATAAAGGCATTGATAATAAAGAAGTCGCAATGACGCGAGCAGAACTTGAGTATCTGATGCGTGTGGCTAACTTTCAATTCCCCAAGGCAGGCTTAGTGGAAAAAGACATTATTTCTTCGTGGGCGGGGGTGCGTCCGTTAGTAAGTTCTGGTGCACTGAATCCTTCGAAAGAAAAACGCAACCACAGTGTTTGGAGCGATAACGGCTTGGTAACGGTGAGTGGTGGTAAATTAACCACGTTCCGTTTGATTGCTTTAGATGTTCTCGCTGCGGCAGAGCCCTATTTGCCGAATTTTAATGCAAAAGATTTTGGTGCCGATATGTTCACCAAGTTCAAGCCGACGCATCGTTTATTTAAATCTCTTCCAGGGTACTTGAAAAAACGTTTGCAAGGCCATTATGGTATGGACAGTGATCGCTTATTAGAGCAAGCGCATGCCAATGAATTGGACGTAATTCCCGGTGCGAGTGCTATGTGGGCTGAATTGCGTTGGTCAGCCAAAAATGAAGCCGTTGTGCATTTGGATGATCTGTTATTGCGCCGAACTCGCATTGGTTTATTGGTTGAGCAGGGCGGCTTGATTTATGAAAATAAAATCAAAGCCATTTGTTGCCAAGAGCTAAACTGGACGGAACCACAGTGGCAAGAAGAGCTAGAGCGTTACAAGTCTATATGGAATAAATACTACAGTATTCCTGCCTAA
- a CDS encoding Carbohydrate kinase family protein, translating into MLSVGVNNNNKKENAVTQSQYVLAIDNGTQSIRALVFDEQGNEVAKSKVNLEAYFSNNPGWAEQDADYYWQSLGQACQDLWAQGIIKPEQIKGVALTTQRYTMINLDADKKPLRPAVVWMDQRRADVEKPLTGVWGFLIKALGLTNVITEMRAKARDNWIQQHQPEIWQKTRHYVSLSTYLTYKLTGQLKDSTGSTMGYLPYDYRKQQWAKKSDLKWKLLAATRDMMPELVKPGELLGEITAEASVFTALPQGLRMIAAASDKACEVLGSGGVEPHVGCLSYGTTATINTSTKKYVETIPFIPPYSAAMPGVYNTEMMVYRGFWMVSWFKTEFAQAEQRKAKELGVETEQLFDELLNQVPAGSMGLMMQPYWSPGVRQPGPEGKGALIGFGDVHKRAHVYRAILEGLAYELRSGKEQIEKRSGTKITCLRVSGGGSQSDAAMQLTADIFGMTAERPHTYEASGLGAAINCFVGLGIYSDYNEAIDKMTRLGDVFEPDLPTVQLYDRLYKEVYKKMYQRMKPLYHSIRDITGYPKK; encoded by the coding sequence ATGTTATCGGTTGGGGTGAACAACAATAATAAAAAGGAAAATGCTGTGACTCAGTCGCAATATGTACTTGCCATTGATAATGGTACACAGAGCATTCGTGCTTTGGTGTTTGATGAGCAAGGCAATGAGGTTGCTAAAAGCAAAGTCAATTTAGAGGCCTATTTTTCTAATAATCCAGGCTGGGCTGAACAAGATGCTGATTATTATTGGCAGTCGCTTGGGCAGGCTTGTCAGGATTTGTGGGCGCAAGGGATTATTAAGCCCGAGCAAATTAAAGGGGTGGCACTGACAACTCAGCGCTATACCATGATCAATCTAGACGCGGATAAAAAGCCTCTTAGACCTGCGGTTGTGTGGATGGATCAGCGTCGAGCAGACGTTGAAAAACCGCTTACAGGAGTATGGGGTTTTTTAATTAAGGCGCTTGGCCTGACGAATGTGATTACTGAAATGCGAGCGAAAGCCCGTGATAATTGGATTCAGCAGCATCAGCCAGAGATTTGGCAGAAAACCCGTCATTATGTCAGTCTCTCAACGTATTTAACTTACAAACTAACGGGTCAGTTAAAGGACTCGACGGGTTCGACCATGGGGTATTTACCTTATGATTATCGGAAGCAGCAGTGGGCGAAAAAAAGCGATTTGAAGTGGAAGCTGTTAGCCGCTACGCGAGACATGATGCCTGAACTGGTTAAACCGGGAGAGTTGCTGGGCGAAATTACCGCAGAGGCTTCAGTATTTACCGCTTTGCCTCAGGGTTTGAGGATGATTGCCGCCGCCTCCGATAAAGCCTGTGAAGTGCTGGGTTCGGGAGGTGTTGAGCCTCATGTTGGGTGTTTGAGTTATGGCACCACGGCAACGATTAATACCTCGACTAAAAAATACGTCGAAACTATTCCTTTTATTCCTCCATATTCCGCAGCCATGCCGGGTGTTTATAATACCGAGATGATGGTTTATCGGGGCTTCTGGATGGTGAGCTGGTTTAAAACCGAGTTTGCCCAAGCAGAGCAGCGCAAAGCCAAAGAGCTAGGGGTTGAAACTGAGCAACTTTTTGATGAGTTATTAAATCAAGTGCCCGCGGGTTCGATGGGATTAATGATGCAGCCTTATTGGTCGCCTGGGGTTCGTCAGCCAGGGCCGGAAGGTAAAGGGGCGTTAATCGGCTTTGGTGATGTGCATAAACGTGCTCATGTTTATCGCGCTATTTTGGAAGGTCTGGCGTATGAGTTGCGCAGCGGTAAAGAGCAAATAGAAAAACGCAGCGGCACTAAAATCACCTGTTTGCGTGTGTCCGGTGGTGGTTCGCAAAGTGATGCTGCAATGCAGTTGACGGCTGATATTTTTGGTATGACCGCAGAGCGTCCGCATACTTATGAAGCTTCGGGTTTAGGCGCGGCGATCAATTGTTTTGTCGGTTTGGGTATTTATTCTGACTATAATGAAGCGATTGATAAAATGACACGCTTAGGCGATGTGTTTGAGCCCGATTTACCCACGGTGCAGTTGTACGATCGACTGTATAAAGAAGTGTATAAAAAGATGTACCAGCGCATGAAGCCTTTGTATCACTCGATACGAGACATTACGGGCTATCCAAAGAAATAA